In Nostoc edaphicum CCNP1411, the sequence ACTGGTATCTTAAATTAAAGAACTTGACTGGTCTCAGTTGAACCAAAATTGAATAATGAAGGCAACTGATTGAAAGGTAGATAAGCCACCTGAGCGAGCAATCAGGTCATCAAAATCAGTTATGTATCAACTGATCTAGTAGCAATTTGCTTATATGTATTGACAAATCAAGAAGATCGCTGACTGAAATCAGTCATGTATCAACTGATCGATCAGTTACCGATCGCGGATGCAGTTATCTTTACAGTCCGAACCAGATACAGATTGGGAAATCACAATTTACATAGGAGCCAGATGAGTACAATCACCACTAAGGATGGTACGCAAATCTATTACAAAGACTGGGGCACAGGACAGCCCATTGTCTTCAGCCACGGCTGGCCACTGAGCGCGGATGCTTGGGAATCGCAGATGTTTTTTCTCGCCTCACATGGCTATCGTTGCATCGCGCATGATCGTCGCGGTCATGGACGGTCGAGTCAACCGTGGAACGGCAATGATATGGATACCTACGCCGACGATCTGGCAGAGCTTTTCGAGGCGCTGGATATTAACAATGCGGTGATGATCGGACACTCTACCGGCGGCGGTGAAGTGGCACGCTTTATTGGCCGCCACGGAACCAAGCGCGTTTCCAAGGCAGTGTTGATGGGCGCAGTGCCGCCGCTCATGCTCAAGACGGAGGCAAATCCGGGTGGGCTACCCATTGAGGTCTTTGACGGCTTTCGTGCAGCATTTTTGGCCGACCGCTCGCAGTTCTTTCTGGATGTACCCAGTGGCCCGTTCTTTGGCTTCAATCGACCCGGTGCTAAAGTCTCCCAAGGGCTAATCTATTCGTGGTGGATGCAGGGGATGATGGCTGGACATAAGAACGCCTATGACTGTATTAAGGCGTTTTCGGAAACAGATTTCACCGAGGATTTGAAGAAATTCGATGTGCCGACGTTGATCATCCACGGTGATGACGATCAAATCGTGCCGATTGGTGCTTCTGCCCTTCTGTCTGCGAAGCTCATCAAGGATTCGACTTTGAAGATTTATCCTGGGGGAGCGCACGCTCTGGGTGACACGAGCAAGGAACAGATCAACGCCGATCTGCTGGAATTTATCAAATCCTGATGCGGATGCATGGATGTGAGACATCGTTAAAAATCTCAATGGGTGCATTCTTGTAGGTTCGCACCTGTTTAGGACAGATATTTTAAACCCAACAACTACAGGAATAAAATGCATGACAAAACTAGATGGAAAAATTGCAGTCGTTACAGGTGCATCTAAAGGTATCGGTGCATCGATCGCTAAACATCTCGCAGCCGAAGGTGCAAGCGTTGTCGTCAACTATGCATCCAGCAAAGAAGGAGCCAATCGCGTGGTTGATGAGATTGTCAGCACGGGCGGTAAGGCGATCGCAGTTCAGGCAAATGTTGCCAAAAAGGCAGAGATCGAACATCTGTTTGCAGAGACGCAGCAAGCCTTCGGCAAGCTTGATATTTTGGTCAACAATGCGGGAATTTATGAATTTTCACCACTTGAAGACATCACCGAAGAACACTTCCATAAGCACTTTGATTTGAATGTGCTGGGATTAATCCTTACCTCACAACAAGCCGTCAAGCATTTCGGTTCGGCAGGCGGCAGCATTATCAATATCAGTTCGGTCGTCAGCACCCTTACACCCCCCAATGCCTCAATCTATAGCGCTACCAAAGCGGCTGTTGATGCCATCACGAGGTCACTAGCCAAAGAGTTGGGTTCACGTAACATCCGTGTCAACTCTATCAATCCTGGCATGGTGGAAACCGAAGGTACGCACACAGCAGGAATTACTGAGAGCGAAGGTCGCCAACAGACTGAAGCGCAGACACCACTAGGTCGCATTGGACAGCCACAAGACATCGCCCCTGCCGTTGTCTTCCTTGCTTCCTCCGATTCCGCTTGGATCACTGGCGAAACTCTGTACATCGCGGGTGGGCTTCGCTAACTTTAAATGTCATCACTCCATCCAAACCTCACCTCAATGGGTGGAGAGTTTTTAACTTTGAGTGTGAGAGTGTTTAGGACTTACGCAAACAATAGCCGAAACCCTGATTTAACGGTAGGGGCAATTAATGAATTGCCCCTACCACGCGTAGTTTTGCGTAAGTACTAATATTAGGAAAACAAACTATCCCCAAGGAGTTTAGCACTGATGGAAACAGCAGATGTCATTGTCATCGGCAGTGGTCAAGGTGGCATTCCACTGGCGGCTGATTTTGCCAATGAGGGACGTAAGGTTGTCTTGTTTGAGCGGGATGCTTTAGGTGGCAGTTGCATCAACTATGGCTGCACTCCATCCAAAGCCTTCTTAGCAGCGGCTCATACAGCAGGGCGATCGCGCCAGGGCCAGAAGTTAGGCATCCACACGGAAGTTGAAGTGGATTTTCCCGCTGTCATGGAGCGAGTTCGGGGAATCCGCAGCAGCTTTAATCAGGGGATTCACAAGCGATTGGAAAGTGCGGGTGTCAAAGTCATTTGTGCCGAAGCTTCCTTTGTCGGTGAACGGACGGTCAAAGGTGGGGATGTTACCCTTCAGGCTCCTCTGGTAATCATTAACACTGGCACATCATCGCTGATTCCTGACATTCCCGGACTTGCAGGAACTCCTTACCTGACCAACCGCAATTTCTTTGACTTAAACACCTTACCAGCCCGTTTATTGGTGATTGGAGGTGGCTATATTGGCTTGGAATTGGGACAAGGACTCGCGCGTTTGGGTAGTCAGACCCACTTAATTGTCCGGGGCGATCGCGTCCTCGGACACGAAGAGGCTGATGTCAGCGAGGTCTTAGCAGAAGCATTAAAGCAGGATGGGATTAAGCTCCACTTTGGAGTTAATGTGAATCACGTCGCCCACGATAATAATGTGTTTAAGCTGACCCTAAGCAGTGGCGAACAACTCCAGGGAGAAGCGTTGCTGGTTGTGATTGGACGAAAACCAAATACAGGTGCATTAAATGCAGCGAACAGTGGAATTGAGCTAGATGATCAGGGGTTTGTCAAAATTGATGACCAGTTTCATACCACCTGTTCTGGAGTGTATGCGATCGGGGATGCTGCCAAACAGCCTGCATTTACGCATGTATCGTGGGAGGACTATCGCCGCTTAAAAGCAATTTTGTGTGGAGAAAACCGCACACGGAGCGATCGCGTCCTTGGGTATGCGGTCTACACAGAACCCCAGGTTGGACGAGTGGGTATGACGTTGGAACAGGCTCAGAAACAAGGGATCAACGCGTGTGCTGTCACCTTACCCATGAGCCAAATTGCGCGTGCGATCGAGTGGGGGCATGACCTCGGATTTTATCGCCTGGTAATCGACAGCGACACAGACAAAATCTTGGGAGCAACCCTGGTGGGGTACGAAACTGCTGAACTGGTGCATGTATTTTTATCCCTGATGGAAGCGGGAGCAACCTGGCAGTTGTTAGAGCGATCGGTTCACATCCATCCCACCTATGGTGAAGCTTTACCCAGCCTGGCACGGTTGCTGCTTGGAGATAATATGCCAGGGTGTCCGAATATGTGAAGATGTTATGCACTAAAATCTAAGAAAAGATACAGCCCTTGCTCTGACTGGTTCCCAGCTTCCAGGCTAGGAACCCATTCTGGAAGGGCTGCCGCCTCCAGTAGCTTGAATTGAGGCAGAGCAAAGTGAACTACTGGCAACAGCAATTCCCACAATACCTATAGTAGAAGTTACGCCTGTAGAATTCATCTTGTGGGAAATCTGGTTGCTAATTGTTGGGATTTCACTGCTGCGAGTACCTCAAAAACGACTGGTTATTTGTAGCCACCTGAAATGCTAATTGCTCAAATCGTTTTTGTACTACTAATGTAGTTTTTAGTAGTCATTTGTCCTAGATGATATCAATGAGTATATGTTTATTATCTTTTGTAT encodes:
- a CDS encoding dihydrolipoyl dehydrogenase family protein encodes the protein METADVIVIGSGQGGIPLAADFANEGRKVVLFERDALGGSCINYGCTPSKAFLAAAHTAGRSRQGQKLGIHTEVEVDFPAVMERVRGIRSSFNQGIHKRLESAGVKVICAEASFVGERTVKGGDVTLQAPLVIINTGTSSLIPDIPGLAGTPYLTNRNFFDLNTLPARLLVIGGGYIGLELGQGLARLGSQTHLIVRGDRVLGHEEADVSEVLAEALKQDGIKLHFGVNVNHVAHDNNVFKLTLSSGEQLQGEALLVVIGRKPNTGALNAANSGIELDDQGFVKIDDQFHTTCSGVYAIGDAAKQPAFTHVSWEDYRRLKAILCGENRTRSDRVLGYAVYTEPQVGRVGMTLEQAQKQGINACAVTLPMSQIARAIEWGHDLGFYRLVIDSDTDKILGATLVGYETAELVHVFLSLMEAGATWQLLERSVHIHPTYGEALPSLARLLLGDNMPGCPNM
- a CDS encoding alpha/beta fold hydrolase, whose protein sequence is MSTITTKDGTQIYYKDWGTGQPIVFSHGWPLSADAWESQMFFLASHGYRCIAHDRRGHGRSSQPWNGNDMDTYADDLAELFEALDINNAVMIGHSTGGGEVARFIGRHGTKRVSKAVLMGAVPPLMLKTEANPGGLPIEVFDGFRAAFLADRSQFFLDVPSGPFFGFNRPGAKVSQGLIYSWWMQGMMAGHKNAYDCIKAFSETDFTEDLKKFDVPTLIIHGDDDQIVPIGASALLSAKLIKDSTLKIYPGGAHALGDTSKEQINADLLEFIKS
- a CDS encoding SDR family NAD(P)-dependent oxidoreductase; the protein is MTKLDGKIAVVTGASKGIGASIAKHLAAEGASVVVNYASSKEGANRVVDEIVSTGGKAIAVQANVAKKAEIEHLFAETQQAFGKLDILVNNAGIYEFSPLEDITEEHFHKHFDLNVLGLILTSQQAVKHFGSAGGSIINISSVVSTLTPPNASIYSATKAAVDAITRSLAKELGSRNIRVNSINPGMVETEGTHTAGITESEGRQQTEAQTPLGRIGQPQDIAPAVVFLASSDSAWITGETLYIAGGLR